The following coding sequences are from one Paracoccus alcaliphilus window:
- the secG gene encoding preprotein translocase subunit SecG, with the protein MENVVLTIHLILAVLLTGVVLLQRSEGGGLGMGGGGGGGGLMTGRQAANAMTRLTWIFGIALFVTSVALTVIAARQTSTGSIMDQLGMPAQQSEDSSPAIPTYTPPPTTGGDPLTPPSPEAANGAAQTPAPEAPEAEAITPPAAETQPEPAPAAEPADAETPATPPAQSGN; encoded by the coding sequence GTGGAAAACGTCGTCCTGACCATCCATCTGATCCTCGCGGTGCTGCTGACCGGCGTCGTTCTGCTGCAACGCTCGGAGGGTGGCGGCCTTGGCATGGGTGGCGGCGGTGGCGGCGGTGGTCTGATGACCGGCCGTCAGGCCGCCAATGCCATGACCCGGCTGACCTGGATTTTCGGCATCGCGCTGTTCGTGACCTCGGTGGCGCTGACGGTGATCGCCGCGCGGCAGACCTCGACCGGCTCGATCATGGACCAGCTGGGCATGCCGGCGCAGCAAAGCGAAGACAGCAGCCCGGCGATCCCGACCTATACGCCCCCGCCCACGACCGGCGGCGATCCGCTGACGCCGCCCTCGCCCGAGGCGGCGAATGGCGCGGCGCAGACCCCGGCGCCTGAGGCACCCGAGGCCGAGGCCATCACCCCGCCCGCCGCAGAAACCCAGCCGGAACCGGCACCTGCTGCCGAACCGGCTGACGCGGAAACCCCGGCCACGCCCCCCGCCCAAAGCGGAAACTAA
- a CDS encoding cobyric acid synthase, which translates to MIQGTGSNVGKSLLVAGLCRAARLRGLSVAPFKPQNMSNNAAVTVDGGEIGRAQALQALACGLEPATDMNPVLLKPETDTGAQVILHGRAVARAQARDYATLKPQLLQGVLDSFARLRAAHDLVIVEGAGSPAEVNLRPRDIANMGFARAAGVPVVLAGDIDRGGVIAQIVGTRAVIEAGDAAMIRGFLINKFRGDPVLLQDGYRMIEERTGWRGFGVVPWFPGAHRLPAEDAVDLRGGGGQGAHVVCLTLSRIANFDDLDPLATEPGLRLTMLGPGRAIPGDADLVIIPGTKSTRGDLAFLRQQGWDIDLTAHLRRGGHVLGICGGYQMLGRVIRDPMGFDGPAGETEGLGLLDIQTEMAAEKRLTRVQGRALGQEVTGYEIHMGRTSGPDCARPFAHIPRADGAISADGRVSGTYLHGLFADDGFRAAWLARLGVASAPGYAAGVQQALDDLAAHLETHLDVDGLLALAG; encoded by the coding sequence ATGATTCAGGGTACCGGCTCGAATGTCGGCAAGTCGCTGCTGGTGGCCGGTCTGTGCCGCGCGGCGCGGCTGCGTGGGCTGTCGGTCGCGCCGTTCAAGCCGCAGAATATGTCGAACAATGCCGCCGTGACGGTGGATGGCGGAGAGATCGGCCGCGCGCAGGCATTGCAGGCGCTGGCCTGCGGGCTGGAGCCTGCGACCGACATGAATCCGGTGCTGCTGAAGCCCGAAACCGATACCGGCGCGCAGGTGATCCTGCATGGCCGTGCGGTGGCACGGGCGCAGGCGCGTGATTATGCAACGCTGAAGCCGCAGCTGTTGCAGGGTGTGCTGGACAGTTTCGCCCGCCTGCGCGCCGCGCATGATCTGGTGATCGTCGAGGGCGCGGGCAGCCCCGCCGAGGTCAATCTGCGCCCGCGCGACATCGCCAATATGGGATTCGCGCGGGCGGCGGGCGTGCCGGTGGTGCTGGCGGGCGATATCGACCGGGGCGGGGTGATCGCGCAGATCGTGGGCACTCGGGCGGTGATCGAGGCGGGCGATGCGGCGATGATCCGGGGCTTTCTGATCAACAAGTTCCGGGGCGATCCGGTGCTGTTACAGGATGGCTATCGGATGATAGAGGAACGCACCGGCTGGCGTGGCTTTGGCGTCGTGCCGTGGTTTCCCGGCGCGCATCGCCTGCCCGCCGAGGATGCGGTGGACCTGCGCGGCGGGGGCGGGCAGGGCGCACATGTCGTGTGCCTGACCCTGTCGCGGATCGCGAATTTCGACGATCTGGACCCGCTGGCGACCGAGCCGGGGCTGCGTCTGACCATGCTGGGGCCGGGCCGCGCGATTCCGGGCGATGCCGATCTGGTCATCATTCCGGGCACGAAATCCACGCGCGGCGATCTGGCGTTTCTGCGGCAGCAGGGCTGGGATATCGACCTGACCGCGCATCTGCGGCGCGGCGGGCATGTGCTGGGCATCTGCGGCGGTTATCAGATGCTGGGCCGGGTGATTCGCGACCCGATGGGCTTTGACGGCCCGGCAGGAGAGACCGAGGGCCTTGGCCTGCTGGATATCCAGACCGAGATGGCGGCAGAGAAGCGCCTGACCCGCGTTCAGGGCCGCGCGCTGGGGCAGGAAGTCACCGGATACGAGATCCACATGGGCCGCACCTCGGGCCCCGACTGCGCGCGTCCCTTTGCCCATATCCCCCGGGCGGATGGCGCGATCAGTGCCGATGGCCGGGTGAGCGGCACCTATCTGCACGGGCTGTTCGCCGATGACGGCTTCCGCGCGGCCTGGCTGGCGCGGCTGGGCGTGGCGTCGGCGCCCGGTTACGCGGCGGGGGTTCAGCAGGCGCTGGACGATCTGGCCGCGCATCTGGAGACACATCTGGACGTGGACGGGTTGCTGGCGCTGGCCGGCTGA
- the ispH gene encoding 4-hydroxy-3-methylbut-2-enyl diphosphate reductase, which translates to MEHAKPPLTLYLAAPRGFCAGVDRAIKIVEMALQKWGAPVYVRHEIVHNKFVVDSLRAQGAVFVEELDECPDDRPVIFSAHGVPKSVPAEAQRRNMIHVDATCPLVTKVHVEAARHHAEGLQLVMIGHAGHPEVLGTMGQLPEGEVILVETVGDVATIAPRDPQRLAFITQTTLSVDDTAEIVEALKARFPQISGPAKEDICYATTNRQAAVKAVADRIDALLVIGAPNSSNSKRLVEVGRAAGCAYSQLVMRADQIDWRAMDGVRAVAVTAGASAPEVLVNEVIEAFRARYDVTVDVVETAQENVEFKVPRVLRESA; encoded by the coding sequence ATGGAACATGCGAAACCGCCTTTGACCCTGTATCTTGCCGCGCCGCGCGGGTTCTGCGCCGGTGTCGATCGCGCGATCAAGATCGTCGAGATGGCGCTGCAGAAATGGGGCGCGCCGGTCTATGTCCGCCACGAGATCGTGCATAACAAGTTCGTGGTCGATTCGCTGCGCGCGCAGGGCGCGGTCTTTGTCGAGGAACTGGATGAATGCCCCGATGACCGCCCGGTGATCTTTTCGGCGCATGGCGTGCCGAAATCCGTCCCGGCCGAGGCGCAGCGCCGCAACATGATCCATGTCGATGCGACCTGCCCGCTGGTCACCAAGGTTCATGTCGAGGCCGCCCGCCACCATGCCGAAGGGCTGCAACTGGTGATGATCGGCCATGCCGGTCACCCCGAGGTTCTGGGCACGATGGGCCAGTTGCCCGAGGGCGAGGTGATTCTGGTCGAGACGGTCGGGGATGTGGCGACCATTGCGCCGCGCGATCCGCAGCGGCTGGCCTTCATCACCCAGACCACGCTGTCGGTCGATGATACCGCCGAAATCGTCGAGGCGCTGAAGGCGCGTTTCCCGCAAATCAGCGGCCCGGCCAAGGAAGATATCTGCTATGCCACCACCAACAGGCAGGCGGCGGTCAAGGCGGTGGCCGACAGGATCGACGCGCTGCTGGTGATCGGGGCGCCCAATTCCAGCAATTCGAAACGTCTGGTCGAGGTCGGGCGGGCGGCGGGTTGCGCCTATTCGCAACTGGTGATGCGGGCCGACCAGATCGACTGGCGGGCGATGGACGGGGTGCGCGCCGTGGCCGTGACCGCCGGTGCCAGCGCCCCCGAAGTGCTGGTGAACGAGGTGATCGAGGCCTTTCGCGCACGTTACGACGTGACCGTCGATGTGGTCGAGACCGCGCAGGAGAATGTCGAATTCAAAGTGCCCCGCGTGCTGCGCGAATCGGCCTGA
- a CDS encoding DUF1330 domain-containing protein: MTVFLIAEVKVTDEAWIPDYAARVHDIAARHNGRYLSRSGNIETLEGTPTDVTLIALIQFPSRDDALAFANDPEYAPFGKARQEGSISHFRLIDDTDVAGSIPYLPKPA, translated from the coding sequence ATGACCGTCTTTCTGATCGCCGAGGTGAAAGTCACCGATGAGGCGTGGATACCCGATTACGCCGCAAGGGTGCATGACATCGCCGCCCGGCATAATGGCCGCTATCTGTCGCGCAGCGGCAATATCGAGACGCTGGAGGGCACGCCCACCGACGTCACCCTGATCGCGCTGATCCAGTTTCCGTCGCGCGACGATGCGCTGGCCTTTGCCAATGACCCCGAATATGCGCCGTTCGGCAAGGCGCGGCAGGAGGGCTCGATCAGTCATTTCCGCCTGATCGACGATACCGATGTGGCGGGCTCGATCCCCTATCTGCCCAAGCCCGCGTAA
- the rnhA gene encoding ribonuclease HI yields the protein MTELFAWTDGACSGNPGPGGWGVLLRAMDGERVAKERELQGGEAMTTNNRMELMAAIAALETLTRPTRITVTTDSAYVKNGVTQWIHGWKKNGWKTAARKPVKNDDLWQRLDDAQRRHEVIWEWIKGHAGHPENERADELARAGMAPFK from the coding sequence GTGACGGAACTGTTTGCATGGACCGATGGCGCGTGCAGCGGCAATCCCGGCCCCGGCGGCTGGGGCGTGCTGCTGCGGGCGATGGATGGCGAGCGCGTGGCCAAGGAGCGAGAGCTTCAGGGCGGCGAGGCCATGACCACCAATAACCGAATGGAGCTGATGGCGGCGATTGCCGCGCTGGAGACGCTGACCCGGCCGACAAGGATCACCGTGACCACCGACAGCGCCTATGTGAAGAACGGCGTGACCCAGTGGATTCATGGCTGGAAGAAGAACGGTTGGAAAACCGCCGCGCGCAAGCCGGTCAAGAATGACGATCTGTGGCAGCGGCTGGACGACGCGCAGCGCCGCCACGAGGTCATCTGGGAATGGATCAAGGGCCATGCCGGCCACCCCGAGAACGAGCGCGCCGACGAACTGGCCCGCGCCGGGATGGCACCCTTCAAATGA
- a CDS encoding trimeric intracellular cation channel family protein, with product MSLWDQINPAALISVLDYGAVLIFALTGALVASRAQLDLVGFVFMAALTAVGGGTLRDLIIGRETVFWVAQPAYVLLAAAAAMVVFWTAHLIESRYKWLLWLDSLALAVAMAAGVAAAREAGFGPVITVIMGVVTGTFGGLMRDVVSNEVPLVLKQGELYLTAAFGGALVAVVLEYLGLALPQTLILGAVVVWGLRAGSLTWGWKLPVYRPRPPRDHG from the coding sequence ATGAGCCTGTGGGACCAGATCAATCCGGCCGCGCTGATCTCGGTGCTGGATTACGGGGCGGTGTTGATCTTTGCGCTGACCGGGGCGCTGGTGGCCAGCCGGGCGCAGCTGGATCTGGTGGGCTTTGTTTTCATGGCGGCGCTGACCGCTGTGGGTGGCGGCACTCTGCGCGATCTGATCATCGGGCGCGAGACGGTGTTCTGGGTGGCGCAGCCCGCCTATGTGCTGCTGGCCGCGGCGGCGGCGATGGTCGTTTTCTGGACCGCGCATCTGATCGAGAGCCGCTATAAATGGCTGTTGTGGCTGGACAGTCTGGCGCTGGCGGTGGCCATGGCGGCAGGCGTTGCGGCGGCGCGCGAGGCCGGGTTCGGCCCGGTCATCACCGTCATCATGGGCGTGGTGACGGGCACCTTTGGCGGGCTGATGCGCGATGTCGTCAGCAACGAGGTGCCGCTGGTGCTGAAGCAGGGCGAGCTTTACCTGACGGCGGCTTTTGGCGGCGCGCTGGTGGCGGTGGTTCTGGAATATCTGGGGCTGGCCCTGCCCCAGACGCTGATACTGGGCGCGGTCGTTGTCTGGGGTCTGCGGGCGGGCAGCCTGACATGGGGCTGGAAGCTGCCGGTCTATCGCCCGCGCCCGCCGCGCGATCACGGCTGA
- a CDS encoding group III truncated hemoglobin, with the protein MIPPRFLISEDDIDRVVRIFYAAIRRHEVLGPVFAGHVTDWPAHEAKIAGFWRRAILHQPGYDGNPMQVHLAAGDVRSQHFPIWLALFDETLRRTVTPEAAVAWSALAHRIGRGLRMGVEDISERNRQPGPPILR; encoded by the coding sequence ATGATCCCGCCACGTTTCCTGATCTCCGAGGACGATATCGACCGCGTCGTCCGCATCTTCTATGCCGCCATCCGACGGCACGAGGTTCTGGGACCGGTCTTCGCCGGTCACGTCACCGACTGGCCAGCGCACGAGGCAAAGATCGCCGGTTTCTGGCGCCGGGCGATCCTTCATCAGCCGGGCTATGACGGCAATCCGATGCAGGTACATCTGGCGGCCGGCGATGTCCGCAGCCAGCACTTCCCGATCTGGCTGGCGCTGTTCGACGAAACCCTGCGCCGCACCGTCACGCCCGAGGCCGCCGTCGCATGGTCGGCCCTGGCCCATCGCATCGGACGCGGGCTGCGCATGGGGGTCGAGGATATATCAGAGCGCAACCGCCAGCCCGGCCCGCCGATCCTGCGCTGA
- the queF gene encoding preQ(1) synthase has translation MSHYTDALTQLGAKTPLPQHPDQAVLERVPNPQPGEVYAVRFAQPEFTSLCPITGQPDFAHLVIDYVPGDWLVESKSLKLYLGSFRNHGAFHEDCTVGIGKRLAALLSPLWLRIGGYWFPRGGMPIDVFWQSGAMPEGLWLPDQGVPGYRGRG, from the coding sequence ATGAGCCATTATACCGACGCGCTGACCCAGTTGGGCGCGAAAACCCCGCTGCCGCAGCATCCCGATCAGGCGGTGCTGGAGCGGGTGCCGAACCCGCAGCCGGGCGAGGTCTATGCCGTGCGCTTTGCCCAGCCGGAATTCACCAGCCTGTGCCCGATCACCGGCCAGCCCGATTTCGCGCATCTGGTGATCGACTACGTGCCGGGCGACTGGCTGGTCGAGTCGAAGTCGCTGAAGCTGTATCTGGGCAGTTTCCGCAATCACGGCGCCTTCCACGAGGATTGCACCGTGGGTATCGGCAAGCGTCTGGCCGCGCTTCTGTCGCCGCTTTGGCTGCGCATCGGCGGATACTGGTTTCCGCGCGGCGGCATGCCGATCGACGTCTTCTGGCAAAGCGGTGCGATGCCCGAGGGGTTGTGGCTGCCCGATCAGGGCGTGCCGGGTTATCGCGGGCGGGGATAG
- the glmS gene encoding glutamine--fructose-6-phosphate transaminase (isomerizing) produces MCGIVGILGNHEVSPQLVDALRRLEYRGYDSAGVATIDAAGRLDRRRAVGKLINLSDLLVHEPLTGLTGIGHTRWATHGPATEGNAHPHQSGKVAVVHNGIIENFRELREELIALGLHPQSQTDTEIVALLTAHHLDQGMDPLAATRATLARLHGAFALAFLFDGQRDLMIAARKGSPLAVGHGEGEMFIGSDAVALSPFTDRITYLEDGDHAVLTRAGVTIHDATGALVSRQTGRIDVGATAIDKGGHRHFMAKEIAEQPVVLGDVLSHYVKEDRIVLPDGLDFSTVDRLSLVGCGTAHYAGHVAKYWFETLAGLPCDIDVASEFRYREPPLSPDSWFIAISQSGETADTLAALHYAKPRVARSVGLVNVGTSAIARDSDVALPTLAGIEVGVASSKAFTCQLAVLAVLALKAAHDRGRIDDAALAAHLADLRAVPGLVQQALGLADACRQQADWLAQAQDVLYLGRGALFPVALEGALKLKELSYIHAEGYASGELKHGPIALIDRNVPVVVLAPRDALFEKTISNMQEVMARHGQILLLSDAAGISEASEGTQATLTLPTGGGAFAPIIYAIPMQYLAYHTAVAKGTDVDQPRNLAKSVTVE; encoded by the coding sequence ATGTGTGGTATCGTCGGCATCCTGGGCAATCACGAGGTTTCGCCCCAGCTTGTGGATGCGCTGCGCCGCCTTGAATATCGCGGCTATGACAGCGCGGGCGTCGCCACCATCGACGCAGCCGGACGGCTGGACCGTCGCCGCGCGGTGGGCAAGCTGATCAATCTCTCCGACCTGCTGGTGCATGAACCGCTGACCGGCCTGACCGGCATCGGCCATACCCGTTGGGCCACCCACGGCCCGGCGACCGAAGGCAACGCCCATCCCCACCAATCGGGCAAGGTCGCCGTCGTCCATAACGGCATCATCGAGAATTTCCGCGAACTGCGCGAGGAACTGATCGCGCTTGGCCTGCATCCGCAATCGCAGACCGATACCGAGATCGTCGCCCTGCTGACCGCCCATCATCTGGATCAGGGCATGGACCCGCTGGCCGCCACCCGCGCCACGCTGGCCCGGCTGCATGGCGCCTTCGCGCTGGCCTTCCTGTTCGATGGTCAGCGCGATCTGATGATCGCCGCCCGCAAGGGCAGCCCGCTGGCCGTCGGTCATGGCGAAGGAGAGATGTTCATCGGCTCGGACGCGGTGGCGCTGTCGCCCTTCACCGATCGCATCACCTATCTGGAGGATGGCGATCACGCCGTGCTGACCCGCGCGGGCGTGACCATCCATGACGCGACGGGTGCGCTTGTCAGCCGCCAGACCGGCCGCATCGACGTGGGCGCGACCGCCATCGACAAGGGCGGTCACCGCCATTTCATGGCCAAGGAAATCGCCGAACAGCCAGTGGTGCTGGGCGACGTGCTGAGCCACTACGTCAAGGAGGACCGGATCGTCCTGCCCGACGGGCTGGATTTCAGCACCGTGGACCGGCTGTCGCTGGTCGGCTGCGGCACCGCCCATTACGCCGGTCATGTCGCGAAATACTGGTTCGAGACGCTGGCCGGCCTGCCCTGCGACATCGACGTGGCCTCCGAGTTCCGCTATCGCGAACCGCCCCTGTCGCCCGACAGCTGGTTCATCGCCATCAGCCAGTCAGGCGAAACCGCCGATACGCTGGCCGCACTGCATTACGCCAAACCGCGCGTGGCCCGCAGCGTCGGTCTGGTCAATGTCGGCACCTCGGCCATCGCCCGCGACAGCGATGTCGCCCTGCCGACGCTGGCGGGGATCGAGGTCGGCGTGGCCTCGTCCAAGGCCTTCACCTGTCAGCTGGCCGTTCTGGCGGTGCTGGCACTGAAGGCCGCCCATGACCGGGGCCGGATCGACGATGCCGCGCTGGCCGCCCATCTGGCCGATCTGCGCGCGGTGCCGGGACTGGTGCAACAGGCCCTGGGCCTTGCCGATGCCTGCCGCCAGCAGGCCGACTGGCTGGCACAGGCGCAGGATGTGCTGTATCTGGGCCGGGGCGCGCTGTTCCCGGTCGCGCTGGAAGGCGCGCTCAAGCTGAAGGAGCTCAGCTATATCCACGCCGAAGGCTATGCGTCGGGCGAACTGAAGCACGGCCCCATCGCGCTGATCGACCGCAATGTGCCGGTGGTGGTGCTGGCCCCGCGCGACGCGCTGTTCGAAAAGACCATCTCGAACATGCAGGAGGTCATGGCGCGCCACGGCCAGATCCTGCTGCTGTCCGACGCCGCAGGTATCAGCGAGGCATCCGAAGGCACGCAGGCCACCCTGACCCTGCCCACAGGCGGTGGCGCCTTCGCACCGATCATCTATGCGATCCCGATGCAATATCTCGCCTATCACACCGCCGTCGCCAAAGGCACCGACGTCGATCAGCCGCGAAATCTGGCGAAATCGGTGACTGTGGAATAG
- the glmU gene encoding bifunctional UDP-N-acetylglucosamine diphosphorylase/glucosamine-1-phosphate N-acetyltransferase GlmU, producing MAKNPVAIVILAAGQGSRMQSDLPKVLHRLAGVPLVGHALAAARSLDPEQITVVAGHGADQVRRAVAGLEPDARIVLQTEQLGTGHAVRQALPELEGFEGKVIVLYGDTPFIGEDTLAAMASHPADIVVLGFEAEDPGRYGRLVVTSRGLERIVEYKDADAATRSIALCNSGVMALDAALLRQLIVRLGNDNASGEYYLTDLVELGRAEGRRADVVTCDEEETLGINTRAELAAAEAAFQARARRAALDDGVTLSDPQTVWFALDTVIGRDAIIGQNVVFGPGVTVESGAEILPFCHLTGCHISEGATVGPFARLRPGAELGTDAHVGNFVEIKNSVLDEGVKVGHLTYLGDTHIGEHSNIGAGTITCNYDGVMKHRTEIGPRAFIGSDTMLVAPVRIGADAMTGSGSVITEDVADGALALGRARQLTKPGLALRLMEALRAKKEKR from the coding sequence ATGGCAAAGAACCCGGTCGCAATCGTCATTCTGGCCGCCGGACAGGGCAGCCGGATGCAATCGGACCTGCCCAAGGTGCTGCACCGGCTGGCGGGCGTGCCGCTGGTCGGCCATGCGCTGGCGGCGGCCCGCAGCCTCGATCCCGAACAGATCACCGTCGTCGCCGGTCACGGCGCCGATCAGGTCCGCCGCGCCGTCGCCGGGCTGGAACCCGACGCCCGCATCGTGCTGCAAACCGAACAGCTGGGCACCGGCCATGCCGTGCGTCAGGCCCTGCCCGAACTGGAGGGGTTCGAGGGCAAGGTGATCGTGCTCTATGGCGACACCCCCTTCATTGGCGAGGATACGCTGGCAGCGATGGCCTCGCACCCCGCCGATATCGTCGTGCTGGGCTTCGAGGCCGAGGATCCGGGCCGCTATGGCAGGCTGGTGGTGACCTCTCGCGGGCTGGAACGGATCGTCGAATACAAGGACGCCGATGCCGCCACCCGCAGCATCGCGCTGTGCAATTCCGGCGTGATGGCGCTGGACGCGGCCCTGCTGCGGCAATTGATCGTGCGGCTGGGCAATGACAACGCCTCGGGCGAATACTATCTGACCGATCTGGTCGAACTGGGCCGGGCCGAGGGCCGCCGCGCCGATGTCGTCACCTGCGACGAAGAGGAAACCCTGGGCATCAACACCCGCGCCGAACTGGCCGCGGCCGAGGCCGCCTTTCAGGCCCGCGCCCGCCGCGCCGCGCTGGATGACGGGGTGACGCTGTCGGACCCGCAAACGGTCTGGTTCGCGCTGGATACGGTGATCGGCCGCGATGCGATCATCGGCCAGAATGTGGTGTTCGGCCCCGGCGTCACCGTCGAATCGGGGGCCGAGATCCTGCCCTTCTGCCATCTGACCGGCTGCCATATCTCGGAAGGCGCCACGGTCGGCCCCTTCGCGCGGCTGCGCCCCGGCGCGGAACTGGGCACCGATGCCCATGTCGGCAATTTCGTCGAGATCAAGAACTCGGTGCTGGATGAGGGCGTCAAGGTCGGCCATCTGACCTATCTGGGCGACACCCATATCGGCGAGCACAGCAATATCGGCGCCGGAACCATCACCTGCAACTATGACGGCGTGATGAAGCACCGCACCGAGATCGGCCCGCGCGCCTTCATCGGCAGCGACACGATGCTGGTCGCGCCGGTGCGGATCGGAGCGGATGCCATGACCGGTTCCGGTTCAGTCATTACCGAGGACGTCGCGGATGGCGCGCTGGCACTGGGCCGTGCGCGTCAACTTACCAAGCCGGGACTGGCGCTGCGCCTGATGGAAGCCCTGCGCGCGAAAAAGGAGAAGCGTTGA
- a CDS encoding HAD hydrolase-like protein translates to MAGTVVFDLDGTLADTSSDLIAAANACFQARGLGCLLDPAEDALIAFHGGRAMLQTGFGRLGPDYLLPPGAVDEDYPRLLDHYASGIAVHTRLYDGVEAALEALAGDGHTLAVCTNKPEALAETLLRQLGVRNRFAALIGADTLPVRKPDPRPYRAAVEGAGGQVASSFLVGDTETDRKTATAAGVPVALVAFGPEGEAIARLAPEALLTRFADLPELARDWLG, encoded by the coding sequence ATGGCCGGAACGGTGGTCTTCGATCTGGATGGAACGCTGGCGGATACGTCTTCGGACCTGATCGCGGCGGCGAATGCCTGTTTTCAGGCGCGCGGCCTTGGTTGCCTGCTGGACCCGGCAGAGGATGCGCTGATCGCCTTTCACGGCGGGCGGGCGATGTTGCAGACGGGTTTTGGACGGCTGGGGCCGGATTACCTGCTGCCGCCCGGTGCCGTGGACGAGGATTATCCCCGGCTGCTGGATCATTACGCCAGCGGCATCGCTGTGCATACGCGGCTTTATGACGGGGTCGAGGCGGCGCTGGAGGCGCTGGCGGGTGACGGCCATACGCTGGCTGTCTGCACCAACAAGCCCGAGGCGCTGGCCGAGACGCTGTTGCGGCAACTGGGGGTGCGGAATCGTTTCGCCGCGCTGATCGGGGCCGATACGCTGCCGGTGCGCAAGCCTGATCCGCGCCCCTATCGCGCCGCGGTCGAGGGCGCAGGCGGGCAGGTGGCCTCGTCCTTTCTGGTGGGCGATACCGAAACCGACCGCAAGACCGCGACAGCCGCCGGGGTGCCGGTGGCGCTGGTCGCTTTTGGGCCCGAGGGCGAGGCCATCGCGCGGCTGGCGCCCGAGGCATTGCTGACCCGTTTCGCCGATCTGCCGGAACTGGCCCGCGACTGGCTGGGCTGA
- the bfr gene encoding bacterioferritin, with amino-acid sequence MKGDAKVIEYLNAALRSELTAVSQYWLHYRLQEDWGYGRIADKSRAESIEEMNHADRLIQRIIFLEGHPNLQKLDPLRIGQNLKETLESDLAGEHDARTLYIEARDHCESVGDYVSKALFEDLISDEEGHIDFLETQIELYDTIGQQNYGLLNAKPADQAE; translated from the coding sequence ATGAAGGGCGACGCAAAGGTCATCGAATATCTCAACGCCGCGCTGCGGTCTGAACTGACGGCGGTCAGCCAGTATTGGCTGCATTACCGTCTTCAGGAGGACTGGGGCTATGGGCGCATCGCGGACAAGTCCCGCGCCGAATCGATCGAGGAAATGAATCACGCCGACCGGCTGATCCAGCGAATCATCTTCCTCGAAGGCCACCCCAACCTGCAAAAGCTTGACCCGCTCAGGATCGGACAGAACCTCAAGGAAACGCTGGAATCAGACCTTGCCGGCGAACATGACGCCCGCACCCTCTATATCGAGGCGCGCGATCATTGCGAAAGCGTCGGCGACTATGTCAGCAAGGCGCTGTTCGAGGACCTGATCTCGGACGAAGAAGGCCATATCGACTTCCTCGAAACCCAGATCGAACTTTACGACACCATCGGCCAGCAGAATTACGGGCTGCTGAACGCCAAACCCGCCGATCAGGCGGAATAG
- a CDS encoding (2Fe-2S)-binding protein, which translates to MIVCHCTQISDHEIHAAIEWMRTADPDTIITPGKIYHALGKRADCGGCMPLFLDTMRHCDSLGVAPPILRAKPAIKKDSQDEGRRKGHRISQRRAAV; encoded by the coding sequence ATCGTTTGCCATTGCACCCAGATCTCGGACCATGAGATTCACGCTGCGATCGAATGGATGCGCACGGCCGACCCCGATACGATCATCACACCGGGCAAGATCTACCACGCACTTGGCAAGCGCGCCGATTGTGGGGGATGCATGCCGCTCTTTCTGGACACGATGCGCCATTGCGATAGTCTGGGCGTAGCCCCGCCAATTCTGCGGGCCAAACCAGCTATCAAGAAGGACAGCCAGGATGAAGGGCGACGCAAAGGTCATCGAATATCTCAACGCCGCGCTGCGGTCTGA